AGGAGGAAGACACAGCACTCTCCACGGAAAGTGAATGGAACAACTCCAGTTGGGGTTAATGAAGAGTTAGCAGGACCACAAACTGGGAATGTGCAATGAAGTGCTGAAGTCCAATTTAACTTGAAAGTGGAAATgataatttttctcatttctatggaataataatcaagaaaatgaatggcTAAGACCAGAAAGTTCAGAACATTcagatcatgttttatttttttaattttaattttttaatgtgcatgtgtctgtctgtacgtgtgccatgtgcatgcaggtgtctgtggaagtcagagaagggtattgggtcccctggttatgagtggttgtgagctgcctgatgtggatgctagaGACTGAATGAACCTACATCTTCTgcaaaacagcaacaaatgaTCCAAACTCCAACTCCAGAATCAAGTGGATTTAAAGGTGAGAACAATTCAAAGTTTAAAACCAAGTATCATCTCAAGGAACCTGCTATTCAGTCTTTTTCTTAAGTATCTGACCGAGGGTCAGCGAGATGGTCAGTAGTTAAGGGTACCTGCTGCCACGTcagacaatctgagttcaatcctcagaacccatgtggtagagGGAAAGTACCACCTCCTGCAAGTTGTGCAAGACTTGacaagtgcacatacacatgtgtgcatgtgttctgtgcacacacacacatacataaataataaataactgtaaagttttaagaaaagactttgaggccgggcggtggtggtgcacacctttaatcccagcactccggaggcagagccaggagagttcgaggccagcctgatctgcagagtgagatccaggacagataccaaaactacgcagagaaaccctgtctcgaaaaacaaccaAAAGACTTTGGCAGAGTTCTGGCAAGCAAAATGTTGAATTTCTAGAAATTCAAAGTAGATACAACAGAAAACTGTAAACATGCCATGTGGTAGGTAAAGAGATTCAGAATGcatctttctgtttctcaatAAACTTCTTTAATACCTAATAATTTCCATCTTAACTCAATTGcatcaaaaaatataaaactctcCTCCTATATAGGGCTGGGAGTCTACATACAGTGATTCCAAGCCTTTTTATCCTTGAACCTAAAGGTCAAATATTACACACTCTTGGTTGTATACAAAAACATTTCTAACTTCTAAAAGCATATTGCAAACACAGTGATAATATCAGCAAAAATTTCAGAACTGGAGGGAGGCACAGACAACCTAAGGATGGTAGTTGCATGTGGGGCTATGGTCAACACAAGCTGATCTGGGGACTGGGCACAAAGAATAGAGAGAGCCAGTCAGCAGCCTCTAGGCCCACGCCCAGACATTTATGCCAAGGCCATAAACTTTTTCTGTAGACACCAAAAAATTTTTTCACACAATAAATCTCGAAGGCAGATTGGACTTGGCATAGCAATTTTGTGTACTGAAAGAATGCCTTGAATCTTATGAATTTATTTTGTCATATAAATTTTCAACTTAATTATTAAATGTAACTAACTTAGAGGGAGCCTAACTAACCATTTATTTTATGCTCCTTGTGTATTAGGTCTACAAAACTTAGTATCGGtaacctgaaataaaaaaaaagtaactttttcCCAACCTTCTACTTATCCACCTAATATGAAAATTCCTATGGTATAAAAACAATgccaaagaaatattttagaaattgttaTTAGATACATTGCTATTTTCAGGACAGCCTATGTTGACAGAATTTTGGCTCTCAGACACCTGGAATAGACCTTTATATTAAAGATGAATGTTGAACAGTTAGAAACTTCAaactttttaacttattttagcATTCTTACATCACCGCTAACTCCAAAGCACCCAAGCACATTTCAGGAAAACAATCAGCATATCTATGAACTAAGTTATCATGAATTTGATGTACCACAAATACATCTCACCGTTTCTGTTACTTGGAAGTACTATGTTGTTCATTCGTCTATGGTTGCCAAGCTCCTAGGAAGCCTCACACACTGGTGAGATGGGGGGATTTGTTCCAGGAAGGGAGAAGGCGCCATGAACGTGCACTGACGTCATctaatgcatgtgtgcacacttcCTACCGAGACCGGAAGAAGGCAGTGGAAGGCAGAAGATGAAGAACATGAATTCATGAGGAATTCGTCCACTAAAGGAAGACGATGACTTTGGAGGCGAAGCAGCGCTTGACAAACATCTTGACAATTCTAGTTAGAGGTGGCATCCCTGGGGTTTCCTAATGGGCTAGGAAGGGCAGGGAGGAACTCAGAAGGACTGCCAGTGTTTCCCTGAGTCAGTAGGCACAGGGCGTTTCCCTTCACTACCATCATGGATATCTGGGAGAAGAACGGTTTTAGGAGAGAGAATCAACACACATATCCGAAAGAGATACAGATGGGGAAGTCCACCTTGGTGTAGAGCACATAACTCAGAGAGAAGTGTctaggcaggaggaggagacagatcTAAACATAAAGATAGTCTCTGCCATTTACGGCTGTAACTGAACACATCTTATTTTGTttgatctcagaagctaagcagggtaaGGCCTGGTTAGTATTTGGATGGGAGACagttactgccccccccccagtaggTCAGCTGCCTAAGTAAAGTAGACAGAAGTAAAACACAGGATCACAGGAAACCCCAGGTACCTCCTGGTCTAAACTAGGAACAGCAAAAGCCTCTCAAGGCAGCAATAGGAAAAAGGCCTGggcagaacccacataaaaagcttgTATGATAGTGTACACCAATAACCCAGTCTGGGGGCGGGTGGAGGTAGCTGGGTATCCAAACTAGCTGGCTTGACAGTCCAGCCAATTGGTGAGCACCAGGCCCAGACAGAGGTAccatctcaaaagataaaagagagaaaTCACCTGGTGTCTACCCCTgcccttcacacatacatatagttgTATGCACACCTACATGCACATgtggacacaaacacacacacatacacaataaacaaacaaactaattaaTGAATGACTACATAAATACCATCTTCACGGAGGTACAAGGTCCATGTAAAAGAATGCATTAATTTTACATCCAGCGAGTATAGACAAAAACATGCAGGCACATAATCAAAACTAAGATCGGACTGTAACACATTTCTGTCACTCCCCGGAGGTCCACCCTGCCCCCTGGAGGCAGAATTTGGAGAGTCACTGGTGTAATGTGGCAGTTGTTGCAACAGGAGTGATAGACTCTGCCATGAACGTGCACTGACGTCATTtaatgcatgtatgcacacttCCTACTGAGACCCGAAGAAGGCAGTGGAAGACAGAAGATGAAGAACATGAATTCATGAGGAATTCGTCCACTAAAGGAAGATGATGACTTTGGATAGATAGGGGCCATGGGACAGCAGCATGCAAAGCCAGAGCAGCAATGCAAACCAAGTCTCAGGGCAGCCTCAAAGGAGCAGGCTATGGGGCCCTCACGGAGGTGAGAGGTGAGCCAGGAAGGGGGACAGGGCCTTCTGAGAAATGCACCAGCCATCTGTTGACATCTGTGACAAGTACTTAGTCACAATGATAACCAAAGccagagagagcacagagaagtcAGCTGCCCAGCAACGGATGCTCAGGACCGTCTGCAGTGAGGAGAACTGACTGAGGACAGAAAGAGCTCAGAAACATGCCAGCAGCTTGGGACAAATGCCTGGGCTTGGAACGGCACAAAGGAGAATCTTAGCCCGGTGTGATCACATGTCTGTAAATCCTGTGCTCAGAGCAGGGAAAGGAAGACCAGCAGCTCTAGGACAGGCTATGAGATCGTAAATGTGAGGCCAgtgtgagacctcatctcaacaGAAACAAACCCCATGGTCCTGAGCCTGAATGGAGTTGGGGGAGTAGAGAGCTGAACTTTCTTGTCCGCCACTtactagctctgtgaccttggattATTTCAATTTCTATGAGCCTGGTTGCTGGTCTCTAAAACACAGTGGCTGAATCAGAGGGTCTCCACTGTCCTTTCTGGTGAAAATGATGGCCCTTGCAAGAGTAATTTGAATGCACGGGTAGGACTAGTGTGAGTTGAAATGATCCATGGGAAGAACCTAGAAAccatcctgaaaaacaaaacaaaaacctaggcaGAAGGATACCACAGATGCCATGTTCTCCCAACATCTATCAAAGACCTTTAAAGTCATGCAACAGTCTTCTAAGTTACTAATGGGCTTCTAGACCATCATCGGGGGACCCAGAGGAGCCGACATTCACACACACTGCAAACGTCAGGAACTCTGCCAGGCACCTCACATGGAGCTGAAGCTAGATGACCAGTGTGCCTCCTCTCTGATGGGTTCTCCCATCCCTGGACTTGTAGATAATAAGCAAATTACATCACAGTCAACCACTGAGGAGCATCAAGGATAAGGATTCTCTCAAATCTGTATTCCAAAGTCTCATAGAAACTTTTTATTAATAATCATGGGAGCAAACcacaagaaaacaattttttcatAAATCCAGAAGGGCACTGAGCAAGCGCAGAGGGGCTCAAACTCACCTCCCAATACCTGCACCAACATGACAGCGGCCCTTCTTGGAGTGTCACACATCTTGTCTTGCGTCCATTTGGGAGACTGTATGGTACCATATCTCTAGatttatatgtaaatttaaatctGTTCAATTATGTAATCTAGCATCAATCAAATGATAGCCCCTATGTCTCtgacatatatgtacatgaatgtgAGTGCCACCAGTAGCCCTGTGTGATTAGAAGTCACAATTGAGAAAAATTTGAACTCTTGAAACAAAATCTGGGTGTCTTGGCTCTCTCATCTCTGGTCATCCTCCTCTCTCACTTGAAGCCTTGGTGAGAAGAGTGGGACCAGCAATCTTGCTGCTGAGGCCTTCCCAAAACCCAGCATCCAAGGCAACCGTCATGGAACTCATATTTCATTTGTGATAAAAATTCATTCCCAAATGACACACCTTTTGGCTTTTATAGTAAGTTCTCTTTTAACTGATGTgccaaaaaaaaattcacacatcACTTATGATGGGAAATCACAAATTTAACATGACTAACCAAgaatgtaaacaaataaatacttgttACATAGTATCATTTCTTCCCACTAACATTATATTTATAGGATTCTTTAAGTagaaatttttatgtatgtttagGCAATTGTTCTCTAAATCTAAATAATTGTATATTCTGAATTTGAGAGAGCATATTCCATACAACTTGATAATTGAAACagaataatgaattttaaaatggcaATAGTAATGATGATGAACATACTGGAAATAAAAACTGCTCAGCTGATtatgaaaaaaggaaatgtttacaAACCAAATCCTAATATCTGGTCAATTATGGCCATCTCTGCAAGCCTTTTAAGATAAAGTTTAGAGGAAGATAACGTATTGCATGAAAGTTGCTTTGACCATTGATAGCTAAGTACTTAAAAAATCATTGTAGatgtaagtatttttaaaatattttaatgatttatgaaAGTGTAGATTATAAATGATCTTTCTAGCTATCATTACTAGTTCAGGACTAATTAAAAGACAGACCATGATTTAAGTATAAGTTTTCTGGTTGAGGAATTAACTCAAGTATAGAGTGCTAGTCTATGAAGAACAAGGCATGGAAAAAAAACCCATGGAGGCCAAGTATGATTTTCCAGACAAGTAATTCTAGCTGAATTAATATGTACATATTCTTTATAAGGCTGCTTTCATTTTTTGGCATTTCATTTCAAGTAGAACAATAGTGTGATTTATAAGTATCAGAAAGTATTAACCTTGAACACATAAGAAAAAGCAGACATGGACGGCCATTTCCAGAAGCAACCTACTAAGAAGCCAACAGTCCATTCTTGATTGTTAACACAGAAAagcacaattacacacacacacactaatgcagTCATTCTAagccatctttacatgctgcttaagTTAACCACGGATATTCAAAATCCTGCAAAAAGAGATGAGCAATTCTCCGCATAAATGTTTTATGAACGCTTATtctacaactttaaaaaaaatcttaagtttGCATGTGTGGTGTACTCAGAGTATGTGCAAGCACCTGTGCATGGTTGGGTGGCGGTCAGCGGCTGACCCTGGGCGCGCTCCGACATCTCTCACCACCTTATACTGCGGGACAGGGACTCTCACTGGAGCTCACTGCCCCAGCTAGACGCGCTGGCTAAGAAGCCCGGGACCCTTCGATCACCACCTCCCCAGCATGGTTGCACCTGATTTTTATGGGGTTCTGAGGATCCCAACTCAGGTAGTCtcgcttgctcagcaagcacatTACTCACACACTGCAGCCCCGtgttctaaaacattttaaaacaaaacattttaaggaCAGTCTAGAAATTTGAATATGGCCCTTCTGACGTAAAGATTCTAGATTTATCTAATTTCTGCTAATGTAGTTAACTCTATTGCCTTAGCCAATAATATAGCTAAAAATGGAATATCCTTGTCTAAGGAGATGTCAAAATCTATCCGCAGTGTACTCTCAGGTGGCCCaggctgatttttaaaatggttgagggaagagagaaacagggaAGAAACGTGAcgggaaagaagagggagggccAGTGCTCTAATCTCGGAAACTGCACGagcacacaaacagacacattcATTACGCTGTCTCTTTAATGTTCATACAGACGTCAAcatttttgaaataaagtttttGGGGAACAACCCCACAGTGTCATATGATTAAGTACCACTTGTTTCAGGGACTGCTGGATTGGATGTGCCACTGAAGCCAGGAACCGCTATCCACACTACGTTCTCCCAGCTGCCTCCATCAGTTTGAAaggatttcatttatttaaatgagaGGGAGAACAGCTTCAAAGTTTGGGAGTCTGCCTGTCACACAGATGCCACACTGGGTGAGGATGGGCTCTGTGTTGCCTGCTCCATTCTCTCCTACCGGCTGCCTGATGGCTATCTGTGGGGAGACACCAGGAGCCTTCCGAGAGAGCTGGAGTGCAAAGACAAGATAAGAACCGTACAGGAACCCCACGTGGAAGGGACAAGGATCTCCCTGGGGTTTTCATTTGGATGGATCTCCAGATAGGAGCAGGTTGGGAAGTGGGGGTGATAAAGGCGACATTCCACAGAGCCCTTCTCTGTTCAGCTTGGAGGAATGATAGTTTATAAAACCACAACTGCATTGTTAAAGAATGTGTTTTTCGTACTCGCTGTACCAAAGGAAAGCTAGAGATGCAGTACCCTGAAACTGGGGTAGGGGGGATAAATGTTAATTTTGGACCACAGAGAGTGATGCTCAGGGATGGTGTCTTTATGCAGATAAATGTGGGCACTTTGAAAAACTCCTGTTGTGAGAAAGTGTTTTCCCCACTAtccagaagacaaagaaaagcagTGAATGTTGACAATACTGTATTAGAAAGACACCCCACCTAATCTGTTACCCGCCAATCATATATTCCTTTTAATTGACTCCAGGCCAGCATAGTGGCTCCCACTGTCTTACTCATGTGTCATTATCTCCTTGCCATATACACAAGTCATTGCTGGGGATTTCACTGTGCGGCGAGGCTACGCTGAGATTCCAGATCTCAGTGGGGTTGGCATGAGAACGAGTCTCTTCAGTCACTGGGAAGACAGTGTCCTAGGGGGACTGGAATTAGTCCTATTTTGCACCATTCAAGCCAAAATGCTACTTATCAGGAACCACGTAATTGCTAGCTAATGGCTATAGGGAGAAAAACATTGCATTTCCAACTACACATCTCTTGGCATACGTGACAACAGCAGATACAACCATGGAAAGCTCGACTATAGAGTGGGGGAGCTTTTGAAGGAGGGGAAAGAGCAAATGTGAGAAAGGCAAGTTACCTCGTCTGACTGGGAGGGACTGATTCTGGGCATGGGCGACACTTGGGGCGTTTTCAACTGTGTGCTGCTGCCGTCTGGCAGGAGTTCCCGGTGCACCGTCTGGATGTGGTTCTGGAGTTCGCTTTCAGACTCGAACTTGACGTTGCAGCTTGAACAGCGCGTCTTCAGTCCCCCTGCCTTGCCTTTACCCTCCATGGCACTCAGCGTCTCATTCTGGCCCAAGCCAGGTCTGCTGGCGCCAGGAGGGAGACTGAGGCCCGGGCTACTGCTCTTACTGAGATTCACACAGCCGGCACACAAACCATATGGCAGGCCATTGATGTCAAGTTTCACCAGATCTTGCTTGGAACGGAACTCTTTGAGGCAAGACGCGCACTTGTACAGTTTCTGAACGTGCTGGCCACGCCCAGTGGTCTGCACGGTGGACCCGTTCCCTGTCTTCTGCATGTGGAAGGTCCCGTGGATTTTGAGTTCCAAGGTGGAGGTGACAgtctgcatgcacaccacacagcGAAACCCAGTCAGGGAATTCCTCAGGTCAGGGTGCATCTGGCAGTGCTCCAGAAACTCCTCTTCGCTCTGTAGAGGCATCTTGCAAATGCGGCAGTTTCCAGTATCCAGGCTCTTGCTGTGCGTGACTTTGTGTTCAGTGAGAGTCAAGAGGGAAGGGAAGCGCTCTCCACAGATGGGGCACATGTAGTGTTTGACGGGCCGAGGTGGGTCTGCATGTGTTCGCGGAGCCCGTTCTCGGAGAAGAAGGTTCTCGAGCAAACGTTGCACTTGTAATTCCCTTTAATgagctctgctttcttcttcacGATGGCGCTCTCTCCGGGCCTGATGTTGTGATCCCGGAGCTGGTGGTTCTGCAGCAGAGTCTCCATGGTGTAGGCCGCCCCACAGATGTCGCAGCCGTACATGGGTTCAGAGCTGTCCACGTCCTCCTCGCTCCCGTCGTGACTGTTATGGGACTCCTGGCTGTTGGTGAGCAAGGTCTgcagctctgcctcctccttctgcACTTGCTCCGAGGCCCCGTTGGTGCCGCAGTTGGGGGTCTTGGTCTCGAACACACAGTGCTTCTCCCGCAGGTGCTTCTCCAGCAGGATGACGGCGTGGAAGGCCTTGCTGCAGAACCTGCAGTTGTACTTCTTGCTGTGCGTGGTGATGTGGCACTGCAGCTCCACCTCCGTGCCGAAGGACTCCCCGCAGAAGATGCACTTGTGCACCTTACCTTGGTTCTCCAGGTGGTTGTGCTTCACGTGCAGCTGCAGGTCGGTCTCGTTGCGGAAGTCCCAGTTGCAGGACGTGCAGCGGTAGACCTTCTTCTCGTTGCTGTGCTTCACGGCCAAGTGCAGCTGGATGGAGACCTTGGAGTCGAACACCTCCTGGCAGAGCGTGCACCGGAAGAAGACGAAGGTGTGCATGTCCAGCAGGTGCTTCTGGAGGTCGTCCACCGAGGTGAACTGCTTGTCACAGCTCTCACAGATGTAGTAGGTTGAGGTGATCATGAAGTGGATGGTCACATGCTTTAGCAAGGACTCCTGGTTGGGGAATTCTTTGTTACACTGAGGGCAGGTCAGTTTCGGCAGCACGGTGTCCAGATGGGTTTTGAGGTGAGTCTGAAAACTGTCTAGGGATGTGTACTTAGCACCACACTGATTACAGATATATTCTCCGGCAGAACGGGCAGGGCCACCTCCCACTGCCTGCATCATCTTAAGAGATGTCTGCTCTATGGCCACAGGAGACAAGGGGCTCAAGGCCCGGGATTTCTTcccattgtgaatataattcagGGCCAAGGGaatgtttttatgattctctttaATATGCTTATTCAGTTTAAGAACACTGTTGAATATTGGCGAGTTCGTACAATAGGAACAGGAATAGACTTCCACTACGGGTTCTTTTGGAGTCCCAAGCACAGGAGACCCAAACCGGGAGCCACTGAGGTCACAGTGGACCTGTCTTATATGCTCTTCGAGAGAAGAGTCAGTGAGAAACCCCATGTAACAATGGGGACAGAAGAACGCATTGCTGTCCTTGGCGGCAGGGTTGGCAAACCCGTGGGAGCAGCGGATGTGCTCTTGAAGGGTGTTGAGGTCATTGACGACTTCAGAGCAGAAGTTGCACTGGTAAACGATGGCAGGCATGGCCGAGACCATCAGGCCCGGGTCCTGAGCTTCGTGCACTTGTTTAAGGTGTTCGTTTAGGTTATAGAGTGAGGGCAAGACCTCCAGGCAATACTGACAGATATGGGCCTGCTCCGGCTTATCTAAATGCATAGTTTTCAAGTGGATCTGCAGAACCGCGAGACTCGAAAATAACTGCTTGTTGCAGTAAATACAGCTGTAGGTAACTTTCGCTTGTTTGCTAGAGGGGCCCGTCATGTCCGCGGTCTGTTGCGCGGCTCGCTTCCTCCCTCGGCTCTTTGGAATTGGTGGGGCGGCCTCCACCATGGTTGAGCTGTCCACCGAGAGGTTGGAATCTGGAGTCGTGCTGGACACAGAGGTGTACCCCACGGTGACCAGGGAAGGGCTGTTGCTGTGATTGCAGGACTCTGGTTGCTGGTGACTGTCCATGTGGCTGTACAGCTCCTCAACAGTGAGGAAGCTCTCTGAGCAGATGCTGCAGGAGTTCTTCTTTTCGCCTCCATGCACCTGCTCTATGTGGTTCATGAGGGAGGTCTCCTCCACGAACAGCTCGTGGCAGTACATGCACTGGAGGGCTGCTCGGTCCTCATTTGGGGAGCACTCGGGGTGGCACTCTGCAATGTGCTTCTGGAGGTCCTCTGGGAAGTCAAAGCCTTCCTCGCACTGGCTGCACTTCTGAGTGTCCTTCATCTTCCAGTCCTCCATCCTGGAGCCAGACTGGGAGCCGTCCTTGTTCCGCTCATGAACCTGCATGTGTCCGTGCAAGGAACTGGAGGACAGGAACCCGCGGCGACAAATGGCACATTTATATGGCTTGTTGGACGTGTGAGTCTTTAAGTGGATCTTCAGATGATCGCTTCGGGAGAACGCCGCGTCACATTCGCTGCAGTGGTACTTCTTGTCCCCCGTGTGGAGCTTTATGTGGCGGTCGCGGCTGCGCTTGTGTTTGAACAGCCGACTGCAGTAGGTGCACTTGAAGGGCAGCTTGTCGCTGTGGCTCTGCTCATGGTGCTTTAGGTAGCTGAGGCGGCTAAATGACTTGTCACAGAACTGGCACGGGTACGGCAGTCCAGGGCCACCTTCTTCCTCGCCAAAATCACAGCCTTCTCCATGGCTGGGGGAAGTCTGGTCCTTACTGGAAGGTGAGGAGGCTGGCCAAGAGCAGGTGGGGTCGTCCTCAACGTCAACTCCATCTGCAAAGAGAGGCGACAGGACTTATCACTACACACGCTGAGAACTCAAGAGGGAGTCGCTCGGTACCGTTTCCGCGAACACATACTCGGGCCATCTTGAACCTTTCTGCGGGGAAGAAGAGCGAGCACTTGGGTGAGACATTTTCGAATCTGAGCCCAAGCTTTTattcttcatttacttttttctggtttgtaaaatataaaaagatattaAATAGTTCTATGTCTAAATTACCCCGTTATTACTTTTATCATTTTTCCTTAGAAGTGAGGCATATATTACACATtgacaattttattaaaatgcag
The genomic region above belongs to Peromyscus leucopus breed LL Stock chromosome 19, UCI_PerLeu_2.1, whole genome shotgun sequence and contains:
- the Znf521 gene encoding LOW QUALITY PROTEIN: zinc finger protein 521 (The sequence of the model RefSeq protein was modified relative to this genomic sequence to represent the inferred CDS: inserted 1 base in 1 codon) translates to MQVHERNKDGSQSGSRMEDWKMKDTQKCSQCEEGFDFPEDLQKHIAECHPECSPNEDRAALQCMYCHELFVEETSLMNHIEQVHGGEKKNSCSICSESFLTVEELYSHMDSHQQPESCNHSNSPSLVTVGYTSVSSTTPDSNLSVDSSTMVEAAPPIPKSRGRKRAAQQTADMTGPSSKQAKVTYSCIYCNKQLFSSLAVLQIHLKTMHLDKPEQAHICQYCLEVLPSLYNLNEHLKQVHEAQDPGLMVSAMPAIVYQCNFCSEVVNDLNTLQEHIRCSHGFANPAAKDSNAFFCPHCYMGFLTDSSLEEHIRQVHCDLSGSRFGSPVLGTPKEPVVEVYSCSYCTNSPIFNSVLKLNKHIKENHKNIPLALNYIHNGKKSRALSPLSPVAIEQTSLKMMQAVGGGPARSAGEYICNQCGAKYTSLDSFQTHLKTHLDTVLPKLTCPQCNKEFPNQESLLKHVTIHFMITSTYYICESCDKQFTSVDDLQKHLLDMHTFVFFRCTLCQEVFDSKVSIQLHLAVKHSNEKKVYRCTSCNWDFRNETDLQLHVKHNHLENQGKVHKCIFCGESFGTEVELQCHITTHSKKYNCRFCSKAFHAVILLEKHLREKHCVFETKTPNCGTNGASEQVQKEEAELQTLLTNSQESHNSHDGSEEDVDSSEPMYGCDICGAAYTMETLLQNHQLRDHNIRPGESAIVKKKAELIKGNYKCNVCSRTFFSENGLREHMQTHLGPXKHYMCPICGERFPSLLTLTEHKVTHSKSLDTGNCRICKMPLQSEEEFLEHCQMHPDLRNSLTGFRCVVCMQTVTSTLELKIHGTFHMQKTGNGSTVQTTGRGQHVQKLYKCASCLKEFRSKQDLVKLDINGLPYGLCAGCVNLSKSSSPGLSLPPGASRPGLGQNETLSAMEGKGKAGGLKTRCSSCNVKFESESELQNHIQTVHRELLPDGSSTQLKTPQVSPMPRISPSQSDEKKTYQCIKCQMVFYNEWDIQVHVANHMIDEGLNHECKLCSQTFDSPAKLQCHLIEHSFEGMGGTFKCPVCFTVFVQANKLQQHIFSAHGQEDKIYDCTQCPQKFFFQTELQNHTMTQHSS